A stretch of Thermococcus bergensis DNA encodes these proteins:
- a CDS encoding KH domain-containing protein, which yields MDEFEKKLKEYEYVDKEGEPEKSFEIEEFEALGEQEEFVRIPKERIGVVIGKKGETKKKIEEATKTKIEIDSQTGEVFITSTEKTDDPLAVWKARDIVLAIGRGFSPERAFRLLNEGEILEVVDLTDVVVGNEKNALPRVRGRIIGRKGRTREIIEEMSGADISVYGKTVAIIGNPIQVQIAKTAVEKLAKGSPHGTVYKYLERRKKDLELEGGMYYGKF from the coding sequence ATGGACGAATTTGAAAAGAAGCTGAAAGAGTATGAGTATGTGGACAAGGAGGGAGAACCGGAAAAGTCCTTTGAGATTGAAGAGTTTGAAGCTCTTGGCGAGCAGGAAGAATTCGTGAGGATTCCAAAAGAGAGAATTGGAGTGGTTATTGGGAAAAAGGGCGAGACAAAGAAAAAGATTGAAGAGGCTACAAAAACCAAGATAGAGATAGACAGCCAGACTGGAGAGGTATTCATTACTTCTACAGAAAAAACCGACGATCCTTTGGCAGTATGGAAGGCGAGAGACATTGTGTTGGCCATCGGAAGGGGATTTTCCCCGGAGAGGGCATTTAGGCTGCTTAATGAAGGTGAGATTCTCGAAGTGGTTGACCTGACCGACGTTGTTGTAGGGAACGAGAAGAATGCACTTCCGAGAGTTAGGGGGAGAATAATCGGTAGAAAAGGCAGGACGAGAGAGATAATCGAAGAAATGAGCGGAGCAGATATAAGCGTCTACGGGAAGACTGTTGCCATCATTGGAAATCCAATCCAAGTTCAAATAGCTAAAACTGCAGTTGAAAAACTTGCAAAAGGTTCTCCACACGGAACCGTTTACAAATACCTTGAAAGAAGGAAGAAGGATTTAGAACTTGAAGGAGGCATGTACTATGGCAAATTCTGA
- a CDS encoding GTP cyclohydrolase IV: protein MFETQEEIPEIKERLHRVGITNLRTIARINWKGKLYTFIPTFEITIDVPEEKKGIHMSRLVESITETMSEAIEEEVKEAHTSLEELGLSVIKRLERKHPHKRAEVWIKTQLIMERETPASKKLSLETYDVEVGVIKEPEKLEKVLRVIVIGNTACPHAMANNQGKTHIQRAVARLEVRTDYDEAIALEDMIDVVESSFSSPTYTLLKTIDENAVVQNMYSNPKFVEDVAREIIFKAKQKFKGKIHVKVISHESIHKHDVIAETWY from the coding sequence ATGTTTGAAACCCAGGAAGAGATTCCCGAGATTAAAGAGAGGCTTCATAGAGTTGGCATAACAAACTTAAGAACAATAGCGAGGATAAACTGGAAAGGTAAGCTTTACACTTTTATCCCAACGTTTGAGATAACGATAGACGTTCCTGAGGAAAAGAAAGGCATTCACATGAGCAGGCTTGTTGAAAGCATTACTGAAACGATGAGCGAGGCAATTGAGGAAGAAGTGAAAGAAGCACACACCTCCCTCGAAGAACTCGGCCTTTCGGTTATAAAGAGGCTGGAAAGAAAGCATCCGCACAAAAGGGCTGAAGTATGGATTAAAACACAGCTTATTATGGAAAGAGAAACCCCTGCAAGCAAAAAACTCAGCCTTGAGACGTATGATGTTGAAGTCGGAGTAATAAAGGAGCCGGAAAAGCTCGAAAAAGTTTTAAGGGTTATTGTAATTGGAAACACTGCTTGCCCACATGCTATGGCCAATAATCAGGGGAAAACCCACATTCAGAGAGCAGTTGCCAGGCTTGAAGTAAGAACGGACTATGATGAGGCAATCGCTCTTGAGGACATGATAGATGTTGTGGAGAGTTCTTTCAGCTCCCCGACATATACTCTATTGAAGACGATTGATGAGAACGCAGTTGTTCAGAACATGTATTCAAACCCCAAATTCGTGGAAGACGTTGCGAGGGAGATAATCTTCAAGGCAAAGCAGAAGTTTAAAGGTAAAATCCACGTGAAAGTCATAAGCCATGAGAGCATACACAAGCACGACGTTATAGCTGAAACCTGGTATTAG
- the top6B gene encoding DNA topoisomerase VI subunit B: MANSEANKLFKEFKIQSVSEFFRRNAAMLGYTGKVRSFTTIIHEAVTNSLDACEEAGIPPYVRVEIEELGSEHYKIIVEDNGPGIPENYIAHVFGKMLAGTKAHRNIQSRGQQGIGISGAVMFAQITSGKATRVITSTGGDEIIEAWVGIDVEKNEGKIFKKIKHPNPTGWRGTRIEMEVKEVRYIRSKQGPYWYLKLTAIANPHAHIELIEPDGKLIVFPRSSEEIPEPPEEMKPHPKGVMTDDIYRMARRTSRTTVRTFLIGEFSRISDKKVEELVKYIAALRLIKEEEEQRVREQLLKRLAEGEVDKVLASFGKKGKNALKEAEKLMEKPPEKLTWHEAEEIVEAFKYMTFLAPPTHGLRPIGEENIEKGLSGILKPEFVTAVTRPPKVYRGGIPFQVEVGLAFGGELSSGFDVLRYANRVPLLFDAGSCVITSAARSIDWKRYRVDDLERTPLVLLVNVVSVHVPYTSTGKQSIASEDEIYEEIRLAIMEVARRLAKYLGGKHRKLYQVKRRKTFEKYVPEISRALSILTGEPEGTIKTLLIKIIEKKFETIEEKPLEAEENA; the protein is encoded by the coding sequence ATGGCAAATTCTGAAGCAAACAAGCTTTTTAAAGAATTTAAAATCCAGAGCGTCAGTGAGTTCTTTAGAAGAAATGCTGCAATGCTTGGTTATACCGGAAAAGTGCGCTCCTTTACAACCATTATTCACGAGGCTGTAACAAACTCTCTGGACGCTTGTGAAGAAGCTGGAATACCGCCCTACGTTAGAGTGGAGATAGAGGAGCTCGGATCTGAGCACTACAAAATAATCGTCGAGGACAACGGCCCTGGAATCCCTGAAAACTACATAGCACACGTCTTTGGTAAAATGCTTGCCGGTACAAAGGCCCACAGAAACATTCAAAGCAGAGGGCAGCAGGGTATTGGTATTAGCGGTGCTGTAATGTTTGCTCAAATCACAAGCGGTAAAGCTACTAGAGTCATAACATCCACTGGCGGGGATGAGATAATCGAGGCATGGGTTGGCATAGATGTGGAAAAGAACGAAGGAAAGATTTTCAAGAAGATAAAGCACCCCAATCCCACTGGATGGAGAGGAACAAGGATAGAGATGGAAGTCAAAGAAGTTCGTTACATCCGCTCTAAACAGGGCCCTTACTGGTATCTTAAGCTCACCGCTATAGCCAATCCTCATGCTCATATTGAACTTATAGAACCAGATGGAAAGCTGATAGTCTTCCCAAGGAGCAGTGAAGAAATTCCAGAGCCACCGGAGGAAATGAAGCCACATCCAAAGGGAGTAATGACGGATGACATTTACAGGATGGCCAGGAGGACATCAAGGACAACAGTGAGAACGTTCCTTATAGGCGAGTTTTCGAGAATAAGTGACAAAAAGGTAGAGGAGCTTGTGAAGTACATCGCGGCATTGAGGCTTATAAAGGAAGAGGAGGAGCAGAGAGTTAGAGAGCAACTCCTAAAGAGGCTCGCCGAAGGGGAGGTCGATAAAGTACTCGCAAGTTTTGGAAAGAAAGGCAAAAATGCCCTCAAGGAAGCCGAGAAACTCATGGAAAAGCCTCCTGAAAAGCTCACTTGGCACGAAGCTGAAGAGATTGTAGAGGCATTTAAGTACATGACTTTCTTGGCCCCACCCACCCATGGATTGAGGCCAATTGGAGAGGAAAACATAGAAAAAGGACTTTCGGGCATTTTAAAGCCAGAGTTCGTAACTGCCGTAACGAGACCTCCCAAAGTCTACCGCGGGGGGATTCCTTTCCAAGTAGAAGTGGGCTTGGCATTTGGGGGAGAGCTGAGCAGTGGCTTTGACGTTCTTAGGTATGCTAACAGAGTTCCTCTGCTCTTTGATGCCGGTTCGTGTGTTATAACTTCAGCAGCAAGAAGCATTGACTGGAAGAGATACAGGGTGGATGATCTCGAAAGAACGCCGCTGGTGCTTTTGGTTAATGTGGTCAGCGTGCACGTCCCCTACACTTCTACAGGAAAGCAGAGTATTGCCAGTGAAGATGAAATATATGAAGAAATAAGACTCGCCATAATGGAAGTCGCTAGAAGGCTTGCCAAATATCTCGGAGGAAAACACCGCAAGCTCTACCAGGTGAAAAGAAGGAAGACGTTTGAGAAGTACGTTCCCGAGATAAGTAGGGCTTTGAGCATTCTAACCGGAGAGCCTGAAGGCACAATAAAAACCCTTCTGATAAAGATTATTGAAAAGAAATTTGAAACCATAGAAGAAAAGCCACTGGAGGCTGAGGAGAATGCTTAA
- the eif1A gene encoding translation initiation factor eIF-1A, translated as MLMPRNDKNRTFEGEEVIRVPLPKDNQVFGIVEQALGSGWMDVRCSDGKVRRCRIPGKLRRRMWIKVGDVVIVQPWEVQSDERGDIVYRYTRTQVDWLIRKNKITQDFLTGGLTL; from the coding sequence ATGCTCATGCCAAGGAACGATAAAAACAGAACTTTTGAAGGGGAGGAAGTTATTAGGGTTCCTCTTCCGAAGGACAACCAAGTGTTTGGAATAGTGGAGCAAGCACTGGGTTCAGGCTGGATGGATGTCAGATGCTCAGATGGAAAGGTTAGAAGATGCAGAATACCAGGAAAGCTTAGAAGGAGAATGTGGATTAAGGTGGGAGATGTGGTTATAGTCCAACCATGGGAAGTACAGAGCGACGAGAGGGGAGACATAGTTTATCGTTATACAAGGACCCAAGTTGACTGGCTTATCAGGAAGAACAAGATTACTCAGGACTTCCTTACTGGCGGTTTGACTCTGTGA
- a CDS encoding serine protein kinase RIO, protein MKIQDIDREIARILGLEEHREKDSELYKVFSEVFDRTTVDTLSYFHRRGNIEKLLGVISTGKEANVFMGIDAEGNPIAVKIYRTYTTEFRRIWEYLAADPRIGYLPKDIRKLVFVWTRREFKNLQRAMKYAVRAPEPIAFSNNVLIMEFIGDEYPAPRLKDVEKELSKEEFEELYNFVMDSIEKLWKRGDMVHGDLSEYNILIWDKPVIIDWSQATVKRNRMALSLLYRDLRNIINYFAKKGVSVDNLEEKFKELTGD, encoded by the coding sequence ATGAAAATTCAAGACATAGATAGGGAAATAGCACGCATCCTAGGATTAGAAGAACACAGAGAAAAGGATAGTGAGCTCTATAAAGTGTTTAGTGAGGTATTCGATAGGACTACAGTTGATACTCTTTCCTACTTCCACCGAAGGGGAAACATAGAGAAACTGCTCGGTGTGATTTCAACGGGAAAAGAGGCAAATGTGTTCATGGGCATTGATGCCGAGGGCAATCCCATTGCTGTTAAAATCTATCGCACCTATACAACTGAATTTAGGCGAATATGGGAGTATCTGGCAGCGGATCCAAGAATTGGGTATCTGCCGAAAGACATTAGAAAGCTTGTCTTTGTATGGACCAGGAGGGAATTTAAAAATCTCCAGAGGGCCATGAAATACGCTGTTAGGGCCCCGGAGCCAATAGCGTTCAGCAATAACGTGCTCATAATGGAGTTTATCGGAGATGAATACCCCGCTCCAAGATTAAAAGACGTGGAAAAAGAGCTCAGCAAAGAAGAATTTGAAGAGCTTTATAACTTTGTCATGGATTCAATTGAAAAGCTCTGGAAAAGGGGAGACATGGTTCATGGTGACCTTAGTGAGTATAACATCCTTATATGGGATAAGCCAGTGATAATTGACTGGTCTCAGGCAACGGTAAAAAGGAATAGGATGGCACTCTCACTGCTTTATCGTGATTTGAGAAACATCATCAATTACTTCGCCAAAAAAGGAGTGAGCGTTGACAACCTTGAGGAGAAGTTTAAGGAACTGACGGGTGATTGA
- a CDS encoding acetate--CoA ligase family protein, producing MDRVAKAREIIEKAKAENRPLVEPEAKEILKLYGIPVPEFKVARNEEEAVQFAREIGYPVVMKIVSPQIIHKSDAGGVKVNIKNDEEAREAFRTIMQNARNYKPDADLWGVIVYRMLPLGKEVIVGMIRDPQFGPAVMFGLGGIFVEILKDVSFRVAPISKEEALEMIKEIKAYPILAGARGEKPVNIDALADIIVKVGELSLELPEIKELDINPIFAYEDSAVAVDARMLL from the coding sequence ATGGATAGAGTTGCAAAAGCTAGGGAAATAATCGAAAAGGCAAAAGCCGAAAACAGACCACTTGTCGAACCGGAGGCAAAGGAAATTCTCAAGCTTTACGGCATTCCAGTTCCGGAGTTTAAGGTCGCAAGGAACGAAGAAGAGGCCGTTCAATTCGCAAGGGAAATAGGATACCCAGTTGTTATGAAGATCGTTTCTCCACAAATTATCCACAAGAGCGACGCCGGTGGTGTTAAGGTTAACATAAAGAACGACGAAGAGGCTAGAGAAGCCTTCAGAACTATTATGCAAAATGCAAGAAACTATAAACCCGATGCTGACCTTTGGGGTGTCATAGTTTATAGGATGCTCCCACTTGGCAAGGAAGTCATCGTTGGTATGATAAGAGACCCACAATTTGGCCCCGCAGTGATGTTTGGTCTCGGTGGAATATTCGTCGAGATTCTCAAAGATGTAAGCTTCAGAGTTGCTCCAATAAGCAAAGAAGAAGCCCTTGAGATGATCAAAGAGATAAAGGCTTACCCAATCCTTGCTGGAGCAAGAGGAGAAAAGCCTGTTAACATTGATGCTCTCGCAGACATCATAGTCAAAGTCGGAGAATTATCCCTAGAGCTGCCCGAAATAAAGGAACTTGATATAAACCCAATTTTTGCTTACGAAGACAGTGCAGTTGCAGTTGACGCAAGAATGCTCCTTTGA
- a CDS encoding DUF1699 family protein → MKIEIKARNNDDLLRKLEEKLNKDVTEVYINLRPTKIILVKILERAPNVKVIGCPPSLYPKVSKKIIKALNQMGIKLVPMNNSRGRPKKYDPDTLKLIEELIKKGKTPREISEELNIPLRTVYYIINGR, encoded by the coding sequence ATGAAGATCGAGATAAAGGCGAGGAATAATGATGACCTTTTGAGGAAGCTAGAGGAGAAGCTCAATAAAGACGTCACCGAGGTTTACATAAATCTCCGGCCGACCAAGATAATCCTTGTGAAAATACTTGAAAGGGCCCCAAATGTGAAGGTCATTGGATGCCCTCCCAGTTTGTATCCAAAGGTCTCCAAAAAAATTATCAAAGCCCTCAATCAAATGGGAATCAAGCTTGTTCCTATGAACAATTCCCGGGGAAGGCCTAAAAAGTACGATCCAGATACCTTAAAGCTTATTGAAGAACTCATTAAGAAGGGGAAAACGCCTAGAGAAATAAGTGAAGAGCTCAACATTCCACTGAGAACCGTCTATTATATAATAAACGGTAGGTAG
- a CDS encoding DUF530 family protein: MTTTEELIAQINRVLDDIKTNMNRLFENFDPLYLAFNLNRNLAFLRDLEDELSRRVGETLSYATSSKKEVDPHIRRILLRNHYRMLTLERLRTAITAHKMALATIESNYTFYKGKKVIEIKDITNKEDLDSMKVSEKPIKLGRIEILPYLAYSGDVLRILSQKDTKTRDTFKEIKSKLKEKGQVQRKGMRIEVEYWQGGRLKKEKVELPLDADVDRELKKRFGQKFRWRLLTYVKTKGVLINSHYTIDNLALAYASLYPEEGAKILALDLFRYYYLTSEKERETIGLYPQLRPCIDCHYSIFDLPFMDEPGFRTGFGSMLLIRKCEAETLLSGRRSEISNIPNYLLGGVILYGVSPFDEKKVSELLGINEEELKEAIEKFVLSGLHMSLFEDTSKFERFMPKSDKAKQFLELLQG, encoded by the coding sequence ATGACGACAACTGAAGAGCTTATAGCTCAGATAAATAGGGTTTTGGACGACATAAAAACAAACATGAACAGGTTATTTGAGAATTTTGACCCTCTTTATTTAGCTTTTAATTTAAACCGCAATCTTGCCTTTCTTAGAGACCTGGAAGATGAACTTTCCCGCAGAGTTGGTGAAACGCTCTCTTATGCAACATCAAGTAAAAAGGAAGTAGACCCACATATTAGAAGAATTCTGTTAAGAAATCACTACCGCATGCTAACCCTCGAGCGGCTTAGAACAGCGATAACCGCCCATAAGATGGCTCTTGCCACAATTGAATCCAACTATACCTTCTACAAGGGGAAGAAAGTCATCGAGATTAAGGACATTACCAACAAAGAGGACCTTGATTCAATGAAAGTGTCTGAAAAGCCCATTAAACTTGGGAGGATAGAAATACTGCCATATCTGGCTTATTCGGGGGATGTCCTTAGGATTCTAAGTCAGAAAGACACCAAGACCAGAGATACATTTAAGGAAATAAAATCCAAGCTCAAAGAAAAAGGACAGGTGCAAAGAAAGGGAATGAGGATAGAGGTAGAGTACTGGCAGGGCGGGCGGTTAAAGAAGGAGAAAGTCGAGCTTCCGCTGGACGCAGATGTGGACAGAGAACTCAAGAAGCGCTTTGGCCAGAAGTTCAGATGGAGGCTCTTAACCTACGTGAAAACCAAGGGGGTTCTTATAAACAGCCACTACACCATAGATAATTTGGCGCTTGCCTATGCTTCTCTCTATCCAGAAGAGGGAGCTAAAATCCTTGCCCTCGATTTGTTCAGGTATTATTACCTAACCTCTGAAAAAGAAAGAGAGACAATCGGCTTATATCCTCAGCTAAGGCCGTGTATAGATTGTCACTACTCAATTTTTGATCTGCCGTTTATGGATGAGCCCGGGTTCCGTACCGGATTTGGCAGCATGCTTCTCATTAGAAAATGCGAGGCTGAAACCCTTTTAAGCGGGAGAAGGAGCGAGATTTCAAACATTCCAAACTACCTTTTGGGCGGAGTTATCCTTTATGGTGTTAGCCCGTTCGATGAGAAAAAAGTCAGCGAGCTACTTGGGATAAATGAAGAGGAGCTTAAGGAGGCTATCGAAAAATTCGTACTTTCTGGCCTGCATATGAGTCTGTTTGAGGATACAAGCAAATTTGAGAGGTTTATGCCGAAGAGTGATAAAGCAAAGCAATTTTTGGAGCTTCTCCAAGGGTGA
- a CDS encoding DNA topoisomerase IV subunit A, translating to MLKREKPKERFSYDPKKVLQKLEEFGKEILEELKAGRNPFIDVPTRGLSNVYFDEKDRVIKMGDKTSRRYLFNVAHARKFMQTLLIAAYIKRLVAEGKHASLREAYYANKHTIPGTHENTFEDQSESDPIIEDLERMFGVLREEMHITADRRGYIYGDIVIKDGEDEFNASKLGMGGWAVPGTVEHIEFPEINVDYVLVVETAAMADRLIEEKYPKKEKALIVATQGQASRGVRRLIHRLHYEEGLPIIVFTDGDPYGWYIYSTIKQGSINLAYLSEKLATPEAKFVGMTMDDIKKYGLENVTEKLKGIPPNKKGGPTGDYKRIIEEMNYPWFQNKEWQRQLKLALKWGVRIEQQALANKSLEFVAKKYLPEKIANEELLP from the coding sequence ATGCTTAAACGTGAGAAGCCTAAGGAACGCTTCAGCTACGATCCTAAGAAAGTCCTTCAAAAGCTTGAGGAATTTGGAAAAGAAATCCTTGAAGAACTAAAAGCTGGCAGGAACCCCTTCATAGATGTTCCCACCAGAGGTCTCAGCAACGTTTACTTCGACGAAAAAGACCGCGTGATTAAGATGGGTGACAAGACTTCAAGGAGATATCTCTTTAACGTTGCCCATGCGAGAAAATTCATGCAGACGCTCTTGATAGCGGCTTATATAAAGAGGTTAGTTGCCGAGGGCAAACACGCGAGCTTGAGAGAAGCTTACTATGCAAACAAACACACCATTCCCGGCACACATGAAAATACCTTCGAAGACCAGAGCGAGAGCGACCCCATCATAGAGGATTTGGAGAGAATGTTCGGAGTTTTGAGAGAGGAAATGCACATAACTGCAGACAGAAGAGGATACATTTACGGGGACATAGTCATTAAAGATGGCGAAGACGAGTTCAACGCTTCAAAGCTTGGTATGGGTGGATGGGCAGTTCCTGGAACAGTGGAGCACATAGAGTTCCCGGAAATCAATGTGGATTACGTCCTTGTAGTAGAAACCGCCGCTATGGCCGATAGGCTTATAGAAGAAAAGTATCCGAAGAAGGAGAAAGCCTTAATAGTGGCAACTCAAGGTCAGGCTTCAAGAGGTGTTAGAAGACTTATACACAGGCTCCACTACGAGGAAGGTTTGCCAATCATCGTCTTTACTGATGGTGACCCCTACGGATGGTATATATACTCTACAATCAAGCAGGGCTCAATAAATCTCGCTTACCTCAGCGAAAAGCTTGCAACGCCAGAGGCAAAATTCGTTGGTATGACGATGGACGATATTAAAAAATACGGTCTCGAAAACGTTACAGAAAAGCTCAAGGGAATCCCACCGAACAAGAAAGGCGGTCCAACGGGAGATTACAAGCGTATCATAGAGGAGATGAACTACCCATGGTTCCAGAACAAGGAGTGGCAGAGACAGCTTAAGTTGGCTCTCAAATGGGGAGTAAGGATTGAACAGCAGGCTCTGGCAAACAAGAGTTTGGAGTTCGTTGCGAAGAAATACCTCCCCGAAAAAATTGCCAACGAGGAGCTCCTGCCATGA
- a CDS encoding DUF4139 domain-containing protein → MNRKIIGGALVIFVLLAVIVFHQTKAEEGSTALALYDSAKIGVVEKTIQVELKTGINKVPLDMLEGLRIDEVTLKPLDEKVKVLGVVSKGTAGKNLMEANIGEEITVKLKSGETVSGEFLGYEDGKIAIQGDGYYLVSSEDIAYMKMDSIGEESTAEIYAIVNAEEDGKYFFKLIYRVGGISWSSRYKLYLRDRAEFYGYVVIDNPTNKSFENADVLLVSGDVQFYQPPQVIMGRYYTMESATKEVPQQPIQGTKLEAFYLYKLGTLDIAAFEKKLIPYIYQESEFTREYLYESYPYGGSQDVYEIISLKTSEVLPGGVVEIYKEMEDKNVLIGEQVIDHTAKGDSLRLKLGRDVDLKGKTEVLEERRGDRYSYYKIKVTLENFGNEEKEVVVRHYKWRGKILESSVSPITETADYVEFKVTVGPGEKEEIIFEYEVNY, encoded by the coding sequence ATGAATAGAAAAATCATTGGAGGAGCATTAGTGATTTTTGTTCTTCTGGCTGTGATTGTATTTCACCAAACGAAAGCTGAAGAAGGTTCTACTGCCCTCGCACTTTATGATTCTGCCAAGATTGGAGTTGTCGAGAAGACGATTCAAGTTGAGCTGAAAACAGGGATAAATAAAGTCCCTCTAGATATGCTTGAGGGGCTCCGAATTGATGAAGTTACATTAAAGCCTCTTGACGAGAAAGTGAAGGTACTCGGTGTTGTAAGCAAGGGGACAGCGGGAAAGAACCTTATGGAAGCGAACATAGGAGAAGAGATTACGGTAAAACTGAAAAGCGGAGAAACCGTAAGCGGCGAGTTTTTGGGGTATGAAGACGGGAAAATAGCAATACAGGGAGATGGCTATTATCTGGTAAGCTCTGAAGACATTGCTTACATGAAAATGGACTCAATCGGAGAAGAAAGCACTGCAGAGATCTATGCCATAGTAAACGCTGAGGAAGATGGAAAGTACTTCTTTAAGCTCATTTACAGGGTTGGAGGAATAAGCTGGAGCTCAAGATACAAGCTCTACCTTAGAGACAGGGCCGAGTTTTATGGGTATGTGGTGATTGACAATCCTACGAACAAGAGCTTTGAAAACGCTGATGTTTTGCTTGTTTCGGGAGATGTTCAGTTTTACCAGCCTCCTCAGGTGATTATGGGAAGATACTATACAATGGAGTCAGCTACAAAAGAAGTGCCTCAACAACCAATTCAGGGAACAAAATTAGAGGCCTTTTACCTGTACAAGCTCGGAACCCTTGACATAGCGGCATTTGAGAAAAAACTCATCCCGTACATCTACCAGGAGAGCGAGTTCACGAGGGAATACCTCTATGAAAGCTATCCCTATGGTGGAAGCCAGGATGTTTATGAAATAATATCCTTAAAGACAAGTGAGGTTCTCCCCGGAGGTGTTGTGGAAATCTACAAAGAAATGGAAGACAAGAACGTCTTAATTGGGGAGCAGGTTATAGATCACACTGCAAAGGGGGACAGTTTAAGGCTTAAGCTTGGCAGGGATGTAGACTTGAAAGGAAAAACTGAGGTGCTGGAAGAAAGGCGGGGAGACAGATATTCCTACTATAAAATTAAAGTCACTCTGGAAAACTTTGGCAACGAAGAGAAGGAAGTAGTTGTCAGACACTACAAGTGGCGTGGAAAAATCTTAGAGAGCTCAGTTAGCCCAATAACAGAGACCGCAGACTATGTAGAATTTAAAGTAACAGTTGGCCCGGGAGAAAAAGAGGAAATAATCTTCGAGTACGAAGTGAACTATTAG